Below is a window of Mucilaginibacter ginkgonis DNA.
ATTTTTTTCCGAGTTTGCATAAATCATGCAGACAGATTCTATAAAATACAAGACAATTAGTTGCTAACATATTTATTAACGTAATCAAGCAATACTTGTACATCAAATGGTTTTCCAATATAGTCGTCTGCTCCGCAGTTCTTTTCATTCATCGTTTCTCTACCATGCGTCGCTGATATGATGATAATCGGAACGTGTTCTGTTAAAGGGTCACCCTTAAGTTTTTTACAAATATCACGTCCATCGGCGTCTCCAAGCATAACGTCTAATAGTATCAAATCGGGAAAATAAGTAGCAACGCTGTTCGGCACATCGGTGCCATTACTGACAGTATGCACAACAAATCCCTCCATATCTAATATCATAGACATTACATCCCGTATATCAGGATCATCGTCCACGATCAATACTATTTTGGCATTATAAAGCATCATTAATTTAGTCAAAACTTATACCACGATTAACCCCTTTTCTCAATTTGCAAATAAATGTTTCCTCGAGCCGGTACCGAAATAAGCATTGATACATTTTTAATAAAAATTAGTATATCAACCATAATAAATTTCATAAATAGCAACAAATTTCTAAATCAAAAATTATGTAATTGCACACGAGATCCATTAATCGTCATAACATGCTAAGTAAAGGGGTGCATTTGCTAAACAACCAGATATATTAATACGCCAATTATATATTCATGAAGATTCTGCAAGCACCTCGCTTTTTGGAATGTGTAAGTCATACGCGTTTATAAATAAATAACAAAAAAACTTCTGGTGTAACGTGAAAGTAGAATATAGAAGTTAGGAATGTTGTAAACAGACATTTTACAGCTTCAAACACCTTACGAGACAGTGTTTTGTCACTTTCACAGGTACATGGAAGAGGTCTGTATGAAATTTAAGCTATTGAATAATGATTGAAGGGTAATTACAAGGGTAAGTACTGTTGCTCCAACAGGAATTATAAAAAGAAGGTCAGTTTAAATGAAGGTTGGCTCGAACCTTTTCGATTAGCATATTTTCTAATTGAAGCGCCTTCGGGATTAAAACAAATTCTTCGATTGATGAATGTACATATAGATCTTTTTCTAACATACGAAGCTGACTAAGTAGCGCACGGTATGAAATAACACTTGATCGTGGGGGATGATACATCATTATGTGATTTTGAATTTTTCTAAGGTCTGTCTGTGTATCGTCGTGATCATTAACAAAGTTCGTAATCGAATAAGCATTTTTTTTCAGCAACCAGGTGTGAAAATATTTGATTGTTTTTTGTGCATTATTTAAAAGCGCAACATACGGCAATAGCTTATGGTCTTCATTATAAAAATGTGCTTCTAACTCAGTTTGATATTTTATAAAGAAAAGATCTAAGTCATTGACGAGCGGATGACCGCGTTCATAGGATTTAGCTAATAACAATATCGTCTTTTTGATATCAGGAATTGCTTTTTGCAAATAATAAATGTGAGTACGCTGTATATAATCTACGATAAGTTCAATCGGAAAGGAGATGAAATCTGAATCACGAAATTTGATTTCATCAAAGGCGTTAACAACAGCAAATATGAATTTATTATCAATCCCAGTTTCATGAAGATTTTGATAGTATACCGGAAACGATATTCCATCAGAATTTTCATACCGCTGCATAACCTGGAATAAATAATAACGGCTATCTTCCAAAATAAGTTATCTATGATCTGCGAAATATATACAGATTTGATTAAATCAAAAGCGACTTGTTAAAATTTCATGGTCTTGCCGGATACAACTGATTCGCTTTAAAACTTACAGAGTACAAAAGTATAAAGATTGTGAGTCAACTTTTATTTCCAAAAAAACTGGATAGACCGATTTCATGGTACAGAGGTTATTAAATTAGAAATCTTCTTATGTAGCACTTCAGGCAAAAACGGTTTAAGAACAAATTCATTAACGCCGGCTTCTTTAGCTTGCTGAAGTTCCGATTCTACAACTGATGAAGAATAAGAAATAATGGGAACGTTTTTCTTATTGTCAGGAAATTCATTTCTAATTATGGCGGTTGTTTCCAAGCCGTTCATTTTTGGCATATGAATATCCATTAATATCAAGTCATAGGAATATTCTCTCAGCTTATCTAAAGCCATAAAACCATCATCGGCCGTATCTACTGATATTTTCCATCCAGAAAGAATTTTTTGGGTTACAATACGATTAACAGCATTATCATCGACCACTAATATTCGTATGTTTTCAAGCGGATTAAGCTGGAATATCTGATTGAGTTCAGAATTTAATTTATTATTAGTGTTTACATACCAGTTGCTAAAAGTAAACGTAGACCCTTGCCCCAATTTGCTTTCAACTGCTATGTTACCGCCTTTAAGTTCAGCCAATTTTTTTACTATTGCTAATCCCAGCCCTGTTCCTCCGAAATTTTCTTTAACATT
It encodes the following:
- a CDS encoding response regulator transcription factor translates to MMLYNAKIVLIVDDDPDIRDVMSMILDMEGFVVHTVSNGTDVPNSVATYFPDLILLDVMLGDADGRDICKKLKGDPLTEHVPIIIISATHGRETMNEKNCGADDYIGKPFDVQVLLDYVNKYVSN